One window from the genome of Elaeis guineensis isolate ETL-2024a chromosome 5, EG11, whole genome shotgun sequence encodes:
- the LOC105045749 gene encoding caffeoylshikimate esterase isoform X2, protein MAKSMEGIKYEEEFILNPRGLKLFTCRWLPDNREPKALIFLCHGYAMECSISMKGTGTQLAKAGFAVYGIDYEGHGKSSGLQGYIRSFDSLVNDCSDYFTCVCERRENKMKMRYLLGESMGGAVVLLLHRKKPTYWDGAVLVAPMCKLSKIIPTWKLIPTQDIIDSAIKNPEWREEVRNNPYCYKGKPRLKTGYELLMVSLDIEKNLHQVTLPFIVVHGGDDIVTDPSVSRSLYETASSKDKTFNLYPGMWHALTSGEPQESIDLVFSDIIAWLDERAMPSTSRSEREYKAGNDPRVVASHGEKATC, encoded by the exons ATG GCAAAGAGTATGGAGGGAATCAAATATGAAGAG GAATTCATATTGAATCCTCGTGGATTGAAGCTCTTTACATGCCGATGGCTTCCTGATAACCGAGAACCGAAAGCTCTGATCTTTCTATGTCATG GATATGCCATGGAGTGTAGCATCTCAATGAAAG GTACTGGGACACAGCTCGCTAAGGCGGGATTTGCAGTCTATGGGATTGACTATGAGGGCCACGGGAAGTCCTCTGGATTGCAAGGCTACATCCGAAGCTTTGACAGCCTTGTGAATGATTGCTCTGATTATTTTACGTGCGTTTGTG AGAGGAGAGAGAACAAAATGAAGATGAGATATTTACTTGGtgagtccatgggaggagctgtgGTCCTTCTTCTACACAGGAAAAAGCCGACCTATTGGGATGGAGCAGTTTTGGTTGCTCCTATGTGCAAG CTTAGTAAGATCATTCCAACTTGGAAGTTAATTCCCACACAAGACATCATCGATAGCGCCATCAAAAATCCAGAATGGAGAGAAGAG GTTCGCAACAATCCTTATTGCTACAAGGGGAAGCCTCGCCTCAAGACCGGCTACGAGCTTCTTATGGTTAGCTTAGACATTGAAAAGAACCTACACCAG GTGACATTGCCATTTATAGTGGTTCATGGAGGTGATGACATTGTTACCGACCCATCGGTGAGCCGATCCCTCTATGAAACAGCATCAAGCAAAGACAAGACCTTCAATCTCTACCCAGGGATGTGGCATGCACTGACCTCAGGGGAGCCTCAGGAGAGCATCGATCTGGTGTTCTCAGACATCATTGCATGGCTTGATGAGAGAGCAATGCCCTCTACTTCAAGATCAGAAAGAGAATATAAGGCTGGGAATGACCCAAGAGTCGTAGCTTCACATGGCGAGAAAGCAACATGTTAA
- the LOC105045749 gene encoding caffeoylshikimate esterase isoform X1: protein MAKSMEGIKYEEEFILNPRGLKLFTCRWLPDNREPKALIFLCHGYAMECSISMKGTGTQLAKAGFAVYGIDYEGHGKSSGLQGYIRSFDSLVNDCSDYFTCVCERRENKMKMRYLLGESMGGAVVLLLHRKKPTYWDGAVLVAPMCKIAEEMKPHPIVINVLTQLSKIIPTWKLIPTQDIIDSAIKNPEWREEVRNNPYCYKGKPRLKTGYELLMVSLDIEKNLHQVTLPFIVVHGGDDIVTDPSVSRSLYETASSKDKTFNLYPGMWHALTSGEPQESIDLVFSDIIAWLDERAMPSTSRSEREYKAGNDPRVVASHGEKATC, encoded by the exons ATG GCAAAGAGTATGGAGGGAATCAAATATGAAGAG GAATTCATATTGAATCCTCGTGGATTGAAGCTCTTTACATGCCGATGGCTTCCTGATAACCGAGAACCGAAAGCTCTGATCTTTCTATGTCATG GATATGCCATGGAGTGTAGCATCTCAATGAAAG GTACTGGGACACAGCTCGCTAAGGCGGGATTTGCAGTCTATGGGATTGACTATGAGGGCCACGGGAAGTCCTCTGGATTGCAAGGCTACATCCGAAGCTTTGACAGCCTTGTGAATGATTGCTCTGATTATTTTACGTGCGTTTGTG AGAGGAGAGAGAACAAAATGAAGATGAGATATTTACTTGGtgagtccatgggaggagctgtgGTCCTTCTTCTACACAGGAAAAAGCCGACCTATTGGGATGGAGCAGTTTTGGTTGCTCCTATGTGCAAG ATTGCCGAAGAAATGAAACCTCATCCAATAGTCATCAATGTTTTGACACAGCTTAGTAAGATCATTCCAACTTGGAAGTTAATTCCCACACAAGACATCATCGATAGCGCCATCAAAAATCCAGAATGGAGAGAAGAG GTTCGCAACAATCCTTATTGCTACAAGGGGAAGCCTCGCCTCAAGACCGGCTACGAGCTTCTTATGGTTAGCTTAGACATTGAAAAGAACCTACACCAG GTGACATTGCCATTTATAGTGGTTCATGGAGGTGATGACATTGTTACCGACCCATCGGTGAGCCGATCCCTCTATGAAACAGCATCAAGCAAAGACAAGACCTTCAATCTCTACCCAGGGATGTGGCATGCACTGACCTCAGGGGAGCCTCAGGAGAGCATCGATCTGGTGTTCTCAGACATCATTGCATGGCTTGATGAGAGAGCAATGCCCTCTACTTCAAGATCAGAAAGAGAATATAAGGCTGGGAATGACCCAAGAGTCGTAGCTTCACATGGCGAGAAAGCAACATGTTAA
- the LOC105045747 gene encoding caffeoylshikimate esterase, with amino-acid sequence MAQDNEYIRYEEEFITIPRGLELFTCRWLPKNKEPKALIFLCHGYGVECSIYMKETGTRLAKAGYAVYGLDNEGHGKSSGLQGYVPSFNALVDDCSNYFMSICERQENKMKQRFLLGESMGGAMVLLLHRKEPTFWNGAILVAPMCKIADEMKPHPLVVSVLTKLSNIIPKWKIVPTQDIIDVAFKNPEKREEIRSNPYCYKGKPRVKTAVELLLASLDIEKNLHQVSLPFLIVHGGDDIVTDPSVSKLLYESALSKDKTFKLYPGMWHGLTSGEPPENIELVFADIVAWLDERAPIGDSRSEIEQKSKHDAHFSEMQGKKMLEDAQQIEVPR; translated from the exons ATG GCTCAAGACAACGagtatatcagatatgaagag GAATTTATAACGATTCCCCGTGGATTGGAGCTCTTTACCTGCAGATGGCTTCCGAAGAACAAAGAACCGAAGGCCTTAATCTTTTTATGTCACG GATATGGGGTGGAATGCAGCATATATATGAAAG agacgGGAACTCGATTGGCGAAGGCAGGCTATGCAGTTTATGGATTAGACAACGAGGGTCATGGGAAATCTTCTGGATTGCAAGGCTATGTACCAAGCTTTAATGCCCTCGTCGACGATTGCTCTAACTATTTTATGAGCATTTGTG AGAGGCAGGAGAATAAGATGAAGCAACGGTTTCTTCTTGGCGAGTCCATGGGAGGAGCAATGGTCCTTCTCCTCCATAGAAAAGAGCCGACCTTTTGGAATGGTGCCATTTTGGTCGCTCCCATGTGCAAG atTGCTGATGAAATGAAGCCTCACCCATTGGTGGTCAGCGTTTTGACGAAGTTGAGTAACATCATACCAAAGTGGAAGATAGTCCCCACGCAAGATATTATCGATGTTGCCTTCAAAAATCCTGAGAAAAGAGAGGAG attcgatcaaatcCTTATTGCTACAAGGGAAAACCCCGCGTAAAAACGGCCGTTGAGCTTCTCCTGGCCAGCCTAGATATTGAAAAGAACCTACACCAG GTTTCACTGCCATTCTTGATCGTGCATGGTGGAGATGATATCGTAACCGATCCATCGGTGAGCAAATTACTCTATGAATCAGCCTTAAGCAAGGACAAAACATTCAAGCTGTACCCTGGAATGTGGCACGGTCTCACCTCAGGCGAACCACCTGAAAACATTGAGCTTGTGTTTGCTGATATTGTGGCTTGGCTAGATGAGAGAGCACCTATAGGAGACTCGAGATCGGAGATCGAGCAAAAATCGAAGCATGATGCGCATTTCTCAGAGATGCAAGGTAAGAAGATGCTTGAAGATGCACAACAAATAGAGGTGCCACGTTAA